One window of the Lactobacillus sp. PV034 genome contains the following:
- a CDS encoding GtrA family protein: MTRKLTKQKPITKSQIRVLGNRLVARHRDFYIYTIFGFLASLINIIAFAIFHNWLKIPWFWANILAFFVSTLSSFSFNKHGVFTEKKNPTHGVIYQLSLFFLYRILSLIPDNLIMFIGLSCLHWNTIFVKTIDQVGVGLFNYFATKSIFLESSSKVATVFKKMTNSTFQKSHK; encoded by the coding sequence ATGACTAGAAAATTGACTAAGCAAAAGCCAATCACTAAAAGCCAAATTCGAGTACTAGGCAATCGATTAGTTGCTCGACATCGTGATTTTTATATCTATACGATTTTTGGTTTTCTTGCTTCCCTAATTAATATTATTGCCTTTGCAATATTTCATAATTGGTTAAAAATTCCATGGTTTTGGGCTAATATTTTAGCTTTTTTTGTGTCAACCTTGTCATCTTTTTCTTTTAATAAACATGGTGTATTTACTGAAAAGAAAAATCCTACCCATGGAGTAATTTATCAATTAAGCCTTTTTTTCTTATATAGAATTCTTAGTTTAATCCCAGATAACTTAATTATGTTTATTGGATTGTCTTGTTTACATTGGAATACTATCTTTGTAAAAACAATAGATCAAGTAGGCGTAGGGCTCTTTAATTACTTTGCAACTAAATCAATTTTCTTAGAATCAAGTAGTAAAGTTGCAACAGTTTTTAAAAAAATGACAAATTCAACATTCCAAAAAAGTCATAAGTAG